One stretch of Microplitis mediator isolate UGA2020A chromosome 9, iyMicMedi2.1, whole genome shotgun sequence DNA includes these proteins:
- the LOC130674289 gene encoding lysoplasmalogenase-like protein TMEM86A isoform X2: MNLSDEYKFSRRILTGLIFSCLGDALIVWPNLFVAGMSMFAIAQIMYITAFGFVPLNSTLGAMIYALCTIVIYILMPGLNGILAIGVPIYTTLLGTMAWRAISRVRYFKEPWTWTQLCSCIGSIFFLISDTLLGFHHFYHPVPYATVSIMLTYYAAQLGIALSAVNSKESTKTPVAIK; encoded by the exons ATGAATTTATCTGATGA gTATAAATTTTCCCGAAGAATATTGACAGGATTAATATTTAGTTGTCTAGGAGATGCTTTAATTGTCTGGCCAAATTTATTTGTCGCCGGTATGTCAATGTTTGCTATTGCACAGATCATGTATATAACTGCATTTGGTTTTGTACCGTTGAATTCAACGTTAGGGGCAATGATTTATGCTCTTTGTACTATAG ttatttatatactaaTGCCAGGATTAAATGGCATATTAGCAATTGGTGTGCCAATATATACAACACTATTGGGTACAATGGCATGGCGTGCAATATCACGTGTCCGTTATTTTAag gAACCATGGACATGGACGCAATTATGTAGTTGTATTGGGAGCATATTCTTTTTAATATCAGATACTTTGTTGGGTTTCCATCACTTTTATCATCCAGTCCCTTATGCAACG GTATCAATAATGCTGACCTACTACGCAGCGCAATTGGGTATCGCATTGAGTGCcgttaattcaaaagaaagtACCAAAACTCCGGtagctattaaataa
- the LOC130674289 gene encoding lysoplasmalogenase-like protein TMEM86A isoform X1 has product MSSPTQVLKSIGPKLVPFFKSACVYFVLLAEQPSLLTACFKCLPIISLIFFVLLHGMNLSDEYKFSRRILTGLIFSCLGDALIVWPNLFVAGMSMFAIAQIMYITAFGFVPLNSTLGAMIYALCTIVIYILMPGLNGILAIGVPIYTTLLGTMAWRAISRVRYFKEPWTWTQLCSCIGSIFFLISDTLLGFHHFYHPVPYATVSIMLTYYAAQLGIALSAVNSKESTKTPVAIK; this is encoded by the exons TTAAAAAGCATAGGACCAAAATTAGTACCATTTTTCAAGAGTGCTTgcgtatattttgttttactaGCAGAACAACCGTCATTACTTACAGCTTGTTTCAAATGCTTACCAATAATAagtctaattttttttgtattactACACGGTATGAATTTATCTGATGA gTATAAATTTTCCCGAAGAATATTGACAGGATTAATATTTAGTTGTCTAGGAGATGCTTTAATTGTCTGGCCAAATTTATTTGTCGCCGGTATGTCAATGTTTGCTATTGCACAGATCATGTATATAACTGCATTTGGTTTTGTACCGTTGAATTCAACGTTAGGGGCAATGATTTATGCTCTTTGTACTATAG ttatttatatactaaTGCCAGGATTAAATGGCATATTAGCAATTGGTGTGCCAATATATACAACACTATTGGGTACAATGGCATGGCGTGCAATATCACGTGTCCGTTATTTTAag gAACCATGGACATGGACGCAATTATGTAGTTGTATTGGGAGCATATTCTTTTTAATATCAGATACTTTGTTGGGTTTCCATCACTTTTATCATCCAGTCCCTTATGCAACG GTATCAATAATGCTGACCTACTACGCAGCGCAATTGGGTATCGCATTGAGTGCcgttaattcaaaagaaagtACCAAAACTCCGGtagctattaaataa